A genomic region of Alistipes megaguti contains the following coding sequences:
- a CDS encoding glycosyltransferase family A protein, which produces MIRISLAIPTHNRAEELIRALESVVRQDLPAGEWECVVVSNNSTDDTEARFADFAARHPACNLRLVRETGPGVSYARNRGLREARAPWVAFIDDDERINPGFLRAYVALFESHPEAVVAGGRILAEYPSGRPAWMSHYVEMPIANPMDFGDEVRAFPVGRVPGGGNMAFRREALAPYGGFDPSLGRVNGELIGGEENDLFERLLQGGETIWYVPGAVMWHIIPPHKLTLDYFRRLSYNVGVSQRLRAQIHHRVAKTLLRELFKWGATLLLCCTMAPRKSLWLLRLRCGISRGLFARIG; this is translated from the coding sequence ATGATTCGTATTTCGCTGGCCATACCTACCCACAACCGGGCCGAAGAACTCATTCGGGCGCTGGAGTCCGTCGTGCGGCAGGATCTCCCTGCCGGGGAGTGGGAGTGCGTGGTGGTGAGCAACAACTCCACGGACGATACCGAGGCGCGTTTTGCGGACTTTGCCGCCCGTCACCCTGCCTGCAACCTGCGCCTTGTCCGCGAAACGGGACCGGGCGTATCGTATGCCCGCAACCGGGGGCTTCGCGAGGCGCGGGCGCCGTGGGTCGCCTTCATCGACGACGACGAGCGTATCAATCCGGGCTTTCTGCGGGCCTATGTCGCGCTCTTCGAGTCGCACCCCGAGGCGGTTGTGGCCGGCGGGCGGATTCTGGCCGAATACCCTTCGGGGCGCCCCGCATGGATGTCGCACTACGTCGAGATGCCCATCGCCAATCCGATGGATTTCGGCGACGAGGTGCGGGCGTTTCCCGTCGGGCGGGTTCCCGGGGGTGGCAACATGGCTTTCCGGCGGGAGGCGCTGGCCCCTTACGGGGGATTCGACCCCTCGCTCGGGCGTGTCAACGGAGAGTTGATCGGCGGTGAGGAGAACGATCTCTTCGAACGGTTGCTGCAGGGGGGAGAGACGATCTGGTATGTTCCGGGGGCCGTGATGTGGCACATCATTCCGCCCCACAAACTGACGCTCGACTATTTCCGCCGTCTGAGCTACAACGTCGGAGTCAGCCAGCGGCTGCGGGCGCAGATTCACCACCGTGTGGCGAAGACGTTGCTGAGGGAGCTCTTCAAGTGGGGGGCGACGCTGCTGTTGTGCTGTACGATGGCGCCCCGC
- a CDS encoding cytochrome c biogenesis protein CcdA, producing MQKLIRNLLPLFAVLIAAMASAQGVTWQSKVEPLEGNAYRIVLEATVPSGYHMYDLGPYEGGGPNPTVITFTPGEGAALDGEVEPLDPPHRYHDDVYGMEIGTYEGTVRFAQKVTLSAPQALVTAQLEWMICDDTSCMPPEDLELQIAVPEGAKVAPAAGDQAEVAPAAETPATKDAAGKGSIWALIIEAILWGFAALLTPCVFPMVPMTVSYFLKGEGGAAMGRLRAALYGLFIVLLYTVPIAVIIIITRIVGGDAVTADIFNWLATHWLPNIIFFLVFMIFAASFFGAFEITMPSWMVNKTDSKADTKGLSGIFFLALTLVLVSFSCTGPIVGSVLIKSTSGEFWTPILTMLAFSVAFALPFTLFALFPSVLKKMPKSGGWLNSVKVVLGFIEVALGLKFLSVADQTYHWGILDREIYLAIWIVVFTLMGLYLLGKIKFAHDSDVPYLGVGRLALVIIVFSFVVYLIPGMWGAPLKGLSGYLPPLTSQDFVLGANTAAAPAASQSGIGKPKYSDFLHLPHGLEGFFDLKEAEAYAAKVRKPIFIDFTGHGCVNCREMEARVWSDPQVLDILRNDYVICALYADDKKELPEDEWITTDAGKVLKSLGKINSYYALKTYGVNAQPYYVLQGADGQPLVEPRGYDLDVAAFVQFLRSGVEAYHNADRQ from the coding sequence ATGCAAAAGCTGATCCGCAACCTCCTGCCGCTGTTCGCGGTACTGATTGCCGCAATGGCATCCGCCCAGGGTGTCACCTGGCAAAGCAAGGTCGAGCCCCTCGAAGGCAATGCCTATCGCATCGTGCTCGAGGCCACCGTACCTTCGGGCTACCACATGTACGATCTGGGGCCCTACGAAGGTGGCGGTCCCAATCCCACGGTCATCACCTTCACGCCCGGCGAGGGTGCTGCCCTCGACGGTGAGGTCGAGCCGCTCGACCCGCCGCACCGCTACCACGACGACGTCTACGGCATGGAGATCGGAACCTACGAAGGTACCGTCCGCTTTGCCCAGAAGGTCACGCTGTCGGCCCCCCAGGCCCTGGTTACCGCCCAGCTCGAATGGATGATCTGTGACGATACGAGCTGCATGCCGCCCGAGGATCTCGAACTGCAGATCGCCGTCCCGGAGGGTGCCAAGGTGGCTCCCGCCGCCGGGGATCAGGCCGAGGTTGCTCCCGCCGCCGAAACGCCCGCCACGAAGGATGCCGCCGGAAAGGGCTCGATCTGGGCCCTGATCATCGAGGCCATCCTCTGGGGATTTGCCGCCCTCTTGACGCCGTGCGTCTTCCCGATGGTGCCGATGACCGTTTCGTACTTCCTCAAGGGCGAGGGCGGAGCCGCCATGGGCCGTCTGCGCGCCGCGTTGTACGGGCTATTCATCGTGCTGCTCTATACCGTCCCCATCGCTGTCATTATCATCATCACACGCATCGTCGGCGGCGATGCCGTGACGGCCGACATCTTCAACTGGCTTGCCACGCACTGGCTGCCGAACATCATCTTCTTCCTCGTCTTCATGATCTTCGCCGCCTCGTTCTTCGGGGCATTCGAGATCACCATGCCCTCGTGGATGGTCAACAAGACCGACTCGAAGGCCGATACCAAGGGGCTGAGCGGCATCTTCTTCCTCGCCCTGACGCTCGTGCTGGTCTCGTTCTCCTGCACGGGCCCCATCGTCGGTTCGGTGCTCATCAAGTCGACCTCAGGTGAATTCTGGACCCCGATCCTCACCATGCTGGCCTTCTCGGTGGCCTTCGCCCTTCCGTTCACCCTCTTCGCCCTCTTCCCCTCGGTGCTGAAGAAGATGCCCAAAAGCGGCGGCTGGCTGAACTCCGTGAAGGTTGTCCTCGGATTCATCGAGGTGGCCCTCGGTCTGAAATTCCTCTCCGTGGCCGACCAGACCTATCACTGGGGAATCCTTGACCGGGAGATCTATCTGGCCATCTGGATCGTCGTCTTCACCCTGATGGGACTCTATCTGCTGGGCAAGATCAAGTTCGCTCACGACAGCGACGTGCCCTATCTCGGAGTCGGACGTCTGGCGCTGGTCATCATCGTCTTCTCGTTCGTCGTCTACCTGATCCCCGGCATGTGGGGCGCTCCGCTGAAGGGTCTCTCGGGCTATCTGCCGCCGCTGACCTCGCAGGACTTCGTCCTCGGCGCCAACACCGCCGCAGCTCCCGCCGCCTCGCAGAGCGGCATCGGCAAACCCAAGTACAGCGACTTCCTCCACCTGCCCCACGGGCTGGAAGGCTTCTTCGATCTGAAGGAGGCCGAAGCCTATGCCGCCAAGGTCCGCAAACCCATCTTCATCGACTTTACGGGGCACGGCTGCGTCAACTGCCGCGAGATGGAGGCACGCGTCTGGTCCGACCCGCAGGTGCTTGACATCCTGCGCAACGACTACGTCATCTGCGCCCTCTATGCCGACGACAAAAAGGAGCTGCCCGAGGACGAATGGATCACCACCGATGCCGGAAAGGTACTGAAGAGCCTCGGCAAGATCAACTCCTACTATGCGCTGAAGACCTACGGCGTCAACGCCCAGCCCTACTACGTGCTGCAGGGTGCCGACGGACAGCCGCTGGTCGAACCGCGCGGTTATGACCTCGATGTGGCGGCCTTCGTCCAGTTCCTCCGCTCGGGCGTCGAAGCCTACCACAACGCCGATCGGCAGTAA
- a CDS encoding glycoside hydrolase family 2 TIM barrel-domain containing protein → MLAWGLLPARAGARIEAWLDAETNAVNRMPMHASFFAYESREAALAGDRKVSERYLSLNGVWRFAWVEDADQRPTDFYRTDYDDGHWSTMPVPGLWEVNGYGDPLYVNIGYAWREQFRNNPPEVPVENNHVGSYRREIVIPESWRGEQIIAHFGSVTSNLSLWVNGSFVGYSEDSKLEAEFDITRYVKPGRNLIAFQVFRWCDGSYLEDQDFWRLSGVGRDCYLYARDWKHIEDVRLGASLTDDFTRGRLDVELLFPREARGCTAEVRLEVPGAPEGALIGRVKVSGEKEHLTLDAGQVEAWTAETPRLYDVTVTLTDPAGRLLEAIPLRTGFRNVEIRDGRLLVNGQPILIKGVNRHEMDPDNGYYVTEERMLQDIRLMKQANVNAVRTCHYPDDSRWYELCDEYGLYVVAEANIESHGMGYGNRTLARNPLYAGAHLERNQRNVMRNINHPSVIVWSLGNEAGDGENFTACYKWIKSFDPSRPVQYERAEGGDNTDIMCPMYWEYERCEKYASENPRKPLIQCEYAHAMGNSEGGFADYWDLIRRTPSYQGGFIWDFVDQSLRVKRNGRWIYAYGGDFNPYDASDNNFCDNGLISPDRRPNPHYAEVAFQHQSIWTRAVDLRAGRIAVYNEYFFRDLSNYRLTWTLLEEGRPVQSGTIESLDVAPQQTREYTLPLELDGLEGELLLNVAYDLKRSEPALEAGTCLARAQLPVVEHRFEPLTIANRPTDRHSQPSLTLSDADRNYVRISSECFTLDIRRSDGMITRYEVGGTPVLAPGCVLRPNFWRAPTDNDFGAGLQQKYAAIRHPELRLKRLDSQLRDGIVYVQTEYDFPAYAARLTVNYAINNVGEIVVEEQVKVTGKSGDKSLPRLFRFGMLMTLPADFDRIDYYGRGPGENYADRKTASFLGLYRQTVDEQPYPYIRPQETGTKSDVRWWQQSLPGGWGLRITSDAAFSASALRYSPESLSGGWVKGQLHFPEIDADGRVWLCIDGRQMGLGCVDSWGALPREEYRIPYADLTFRFKLSPERLLR, encoded by the coding sequence ATGCTCGCCTGGGGGCTGTTGCCTGCCCGGGCCGGAGCCCGTATCGAAGCCTGGCTCGATGCCGAAACCAATGCCGTCAACCGCATGCCGATGCATGCCTCGTTCTTTGCCTACGAAAGCCGCGAGGCGGCCCTGGCGGGCGACCGCAAGGTCTCGGAACGCTACCTGTCGCTCAACGGCGTGTGGCGCTTCGCGTGGGTCGAGGACGCCGACCAGCGCCCGACGGACTTTTACCGCACGGACTACGACGACGGGCATTGGTCGACGATGCCCGTACCGGGGCTCTGGGAGGTGAACGGCTACGGTGATCCGCTCTACGTGAATATCGGCTACGCCTGGCGCGAACAGTTCAGGAACAATCCGCCGGAGGTTCCCGTCGAGAACAACCACGTGGGTTCATACCGCCGCGAAATCGTGATCCCCGAATCGTGGCGCGGCGAACAGATTATCGCCCACTTCGGTTCGGTGACGTCGAACCTCTCGCTGTGGGTCAACGGTTCGTTCGTCGGTTACAGCGAGGACAGCAAACTCGAGGCCGAGTTCGACATCACGCGCTACGTGAAGCCCGGCCGTAATCTGATAGCCTTTCAGGTCTTCCGCTGGTGCGACGGAAGCTATCTCGAGGATCAGGACTTCTGGCGGCTGAGCGGCGTGGGGCGCGACTGCTATCTCTACGCCCGCGACTGGAAGCACATCGAGGATGTCCGGCTCGGAGCCTCGCTCACGGATGATTTCACGCGCGGACGGCTCGACGTCGAGCTGCTCTTCCCGCGCGAGGCCCGGGGGTGTACGGCCGAGGTGCGGCTCGAGGTGCCGGGAGCGCCGGAGGGGGCTTTGATCGGACGGGTCAAGGTCTCCGGCGAGAAGGAGCATTTGACGCTCGACGCGGGGCAGGTGGAGGCCTGGACGGCCGAGACTCCGCGGCTCTACGACGTGACGGTCACCCTGACCGATCCGGCGGGCCGGCTGCTGGAGGCAATTCCCCTGCGGACGGGTTTCCGCAACGTCGAGATCCGCGACGGACGGCTGCTCGTCAACGGACAGCCGATCCTCATCAAGGGGGTCAACCGCCACGAGATGGATCCCGACAACGGCTACTATGTGACCGAGGAGCGGATGCTGCAGGATATCCGGCTGATGAAGCAGGCCAACGTCAATGCCGTGCGGACGTGCCACTATCCCGACGACAGCCGCTGGTATGAACTCTGCGACGAGTACGGGCTCTACGTGGTGGCCGAGGCCAACATCGAGTCGCACGGCATGGGCTACGGCAACCGGACGCTGGCCCGCAATCCGCTCTACGCCGGGGCGCACCTCGAGCGCAATCAGCGCAACGTCATGCGCAACATCAACCACCCTTCGGTGATCGTCTGGTCGCTGGGCAACGAGGCGGGTGACGGGGAGAATTTCACGGCCTGCTACAAATGGATCAAGTCGTTCGATCCGTCGCGCCCGGTTCAGTACGAACGGGCCGAAGGGGGAGACAACACCGATATCATGTGCCCGATGTACTGGGAATACGAACGGTGCGAGAAATACGCTTCGGAGAATCCGCGCAAGCCCCTCATCCAGTGCGAATACGCACACGCCATGGGGAACTCCGAGGGTGGTTTTGCCGACTATTGGGATCTGATCCGCCGCACCCCCTCCTACCAGGGCGGTTTCATCTGGGACTTTGTCGACCAGTCGCTGCGCGTGAAGCGCAACGGCCGTTGGATCTATGCCTACGGCGGTGACTTCAACCCCTACGACGCCAGCGACAACAACTTCTGCGACAACGGACTGATCTCGCCCGACCGGCGTCCGAATCCCCATTATGCGGAGGTTGCCTTCCAGCACCAGTCGATCTGGACACGGGCGGTGGATCTGCGGGCGGGACGGATTGCCGTCTATAACGAGTACTTCTTCCGCGACCTGTCGAACTATCGGCTGACGTGGACGCTGCTCGAGGAGGGTCGCCCCGTGCAGTCGGGGACGATCGAATCGCTCGATGTGGCTCCTCAGCAGACGCGCGAATACACGCTGCCGCTCGAACTCGACGGACTGGAGGGTGAGCTGCTGCTCAATGTGGCGTATGACCTCAAACGGTCGGAACCGGCTCTCGAGGCCGGAACGTGCCTGGCCCGTGCCCAGCTGCCGGTCGTTGAGCACCGCTTCGAGCCGCTGACGATTGCCAACCGTCCGACGGATCGCCATTCGCAACCCTCGCTGACGCTCTCGGACGCCGACCGCAACTATGTGCGGATCTCGTCGGAGTGCTTCACGCTCGACATCCGCCGCAGCGACGGTATGATCACCCGCTACGAGGTCGGCGGAACGCCGGTTCTGGCGCCGGGATGCGTGCTGCGTCCGAACTTCTGGCGCGCTCCGACCGACAACGACTTCGGGGCCGGCCTGCAGCAGAAGTATGCCGCCATCCGCCATCCGGAACTGCGGCTCAAGCGGCTCGACAGCCAGCTCCGCGACGGGATTGTTTACGTGCAGACCGAGTATGACTTCCCGGCCTATGCTGCCCGGCTGACGGTCAACTACGCGATCAACAACGTCGGAGAGATTGTCGTCGAAGAGCAGGTGAAGGTGACGGGCAAGAGCGGGGACAAGTCGCTGCCGCGCCTCTTCCGCTTCGGCATGCTGATGACCCTTCCGGCTGATTTCGACCGCATCGACTACTACGGCCGCGGCCCGGGCGAGAACTACGCCGACCGCAAGACAGCCTCGTTCCTCGGTCTCTACCGCCAGACGGTCGACGAGCAGCCCTATCCCTACATCCGGCCGCAGGAGACCGGCACGAAGAGCGACGTGCGCTGGTGGCAGCAGAGCCTGCCCGGCGGTTGGGGGCTGCGCATTACGTCGGATGCTGCCTTCTCGGCCTCGGCGCTTCGCTATTCGCCCGAGTCGCTGAGCGGCGGATGGGTGAAGGGGCAGCTCCACTTCCCGGAGATCGATGCCGACGGACGCGTCTGGCTCTGCATCGACGGCCGGCAGATGGGCCTTGGCTGTGTGGATTCGTGGGGCGCCCTGCCGCGCGAAGAGTACCGCATCCCCTACGCCGATCTCACGTTCCGCTTCAAGCTATCGCCCGAGCGGCTGCTGCGTTGA
- a CDS encoding efflux RND transporter periplasmic adaptor subunit, which yields MNKKKKWIITAIILAVFCAALGIYNYYGKRSPAEESAGEPIAPRSRNTLNVNGLIIRPQSLTDGITTVGNLLPDEEVDLSFETSGKIVAINFQEGAAVRKGQLLAKVNDRPLQAQLSRYEAQLKLAEDRVYRQSALLERDAVSQEAYEQARTELATLNADIDIVKSNIALTELCAPFDGIIGLRNVSEGAYASPSVVVAKLTKISPLKIDFYVPERYASQIHPGTRLSFTVEGRQERFEATVYATETQVDVTTRTLAVRARYPNARGRLLPGRFATVEIRMHEISDAIAVPTEAIVPEMGIDKVFLYRGGKAHAVEVTTGLRTESQIQIINGLQVGDTLLTSGTLQLREGLPVQLDRID from the coding sequence ATGAATAAAAAGAAGAAATGGATCATTACGGCCATTATCCTGGCGGTATTCTGTGCGGCTCTCGGCATCTACAACTACTACGGCAAACGCTCCCCGGCCGAAGAGAGCGCCGGTGAGCCGATCGCACCCCGCTCACGGAATACGCTCAATGTCAACGGTCTGATCATCCGCCCACAGTCCCTCACCGACGGGATCACCACCGTGGGCAACCTGTTGCCCGACGAGGAGGTCGACCTCTCGTTCGAGACCTCGGGCAAGATCGTGGCCATCAACTTCCAGGAGGGCGCCGCCGTCCGTAAGGGCCAGCTGCTGGCCAAGGTCAACGACCGCCCTCTGCAGGCCCAGCTCTCACGCTACGAGGCCCAGCTCAAACTGGCCGAAGACCGCGTCTATCGCCAGAGCGCCCTGCTCGAACGCGACGCCGTGAGCCAGGAGGCCTACGAGCAGGCCCGCACCGAACTGGCCACGCTCAACGCCGATATCGACATCGTAAAGTCCAATATCGCCCTCACGGAGTTGTGCGCCCCGTTCGACGGCATCATCGGTCTGCGTAACGTCAGCGAGGGAGCCTACGCCTCGCCGTCTGTCGTTGTGGCCAAGCTGACGAAGATCTCCCCGCTGAAGATCGACTTCTACGTCCCGGAGCGTTACGCCAGCCAGATCCATCCCGGCACGCGCCTCTCGTTCACCGTCGAGGGCCGCCAGGAGCGCTTCGAGGCCACGGTCTACGCCACCGAAACGCAGGTCGACGTCACAACCCGCACGCTGGCCGTGCGGGCCCGCTACCCGAATGCCCGGGGACGGCTGCTTCCCGGACGCTTCGCCACGGTGGAGATCCGCATGCACGAGATTTCGGACGCCATCGCCGTACCGACCGAAGCCATCGTCCCCGAAATGGGCATCGACAAGGTCTTCCTCTACCGCGGCGGGAAGGCCCACGCCGTCGAGGTGACCACCGGACTGCGCACCGAATCCCAGATTCAGATCATCAACGGCCTTCAGGTCGGCGACACGCTCCTCACCTCCGGAACGCTCCAGCTGCGCGAAGGCCTCCCCGTCCAACTCGATCGCATCGACTAA
- a CDS encoding efflux RND transporter permease subunit: MNISELSIRRPVLASVMTIIILLFGFIGYKALGVREYPSVDNPIISVQCSYPGANADVIENQITEPLEQNINGIPGIRSLSSTSQQGQSRITVEFELSVDLETAANDVRDKVSRAQRYLPRDCDPPTVTKADADATPILMVTIQSDKRSLLELSEIADLTVKEQLQTISDVSGVQIWGEKRYSMRLWLDPAKMAGYGVTPSDIKDALDRENVELPSGSIEGNTTELTIRTLGLMHTSQEFNDLVIREDGDRIIRLSDVGRAELGPQDTRSYMKMNGIPMVGVVVVPQPGANHIEIADAVYERMETMKKDLPDDVVTSYGFDNTRFIRASIDEVKQTVYEAFVLVIIIIFLFLRNWRVTLIPCIVIPVSLIGTFFIMYVAGFSINVLSMLAVVLSVGLVVDDAIVMTENIYIRIERGMSPRDAGIEGAKEIFFAVLSTSITLIAVFFPIVFMEGTTGRLFREFSLVISGAVLISTFAALTITPMLATKLLVRQERKNWFYNATEPFFEWLNRFYASTLASLLRRRWLALPVVALTLGLIGWLWSAIPAEMAPLEDRSQITINTRGSEGATYEYLRDYTEEINQLVDSLVPEAASVMARVSSGSGNIRVSLTDIADRKRSQMEIAEELSAAVRSKTKARSFVQQQSTFGGRRSNMPVQYVLQATSLERLEEVLPEFMRRVYESPVFQMADVDLKFSKPEVRIEVNRDKANLLGVSTRNIAQTLQYGLSGQRLGYFYMNGKQYEILAEINRQQRNKPADLRSIYVRSDKGEMIQMDNLISLVENVAPPKLYHYNRFLSATVSAGLAKGRTIGQGLDEMDRIAEETLGDDFRTALAGDSKEFRESSSSLMFAFILAIALIYLILAAQFESFKDPLVIMLTVPLAIAGALVFMWSTDQTMNIFSQIGIIMLIGLVAKNGILIVEFANQKQEAGIDKRHAIAEAAQQRLRPILMTSASTVLGMLPLAVASGEGAAGRVAMGVAVVGGMVVSTLLTLYIVPAIYSYVSTDRSRKSKKQQA, translated from the coding sequence ATGAACATCTCCGAACTCAGCATCCGGCGTCCCGTGCTGGCATCCGTGATGACGATCATCATTCTTCTGTTCGGCTTCATCGGATACAAGGCCCTCGGCGTGCGCGAATACCCGAGCGTCGACAACCCGATCATCTCGGTGCAGTGCTCCTACCCGGGAGCCAACGCCGACGTGATCGAGAACCAGATCACCGAACCCCTCGAGCAGAACATCAACGGCATCCCGGGCATCCGCTCGCTGTCGAGCACCAGCCAGCAGGGGCAGAGCCGCATCACCGTTGAATTCGAACTCTCGGTCGATCTCGAAACCGCCGCCAACGACGTGCGCGACAAGGTCTCGCGGGCGCAGCGCTACCTGCCGCGCGACTGCGACCCGCCGACGGTCACGAAGGCCGATGCCGACGCCACGCCGATTCTGATGGTGACGATCCAGAGCGACAAGCGCTCGCTGCTCGAACTGAGCGAAATCGCCGACCTGACGGTCAAGGAGCAGCTGCAGACGATCAGCGACGTGAGCGGCGTGCAGATCTGGGGTGAAAAGCGCTACTCGATGCGGCTGTGGCTCGACCCGGCGAAGATGGCCGGCTACGGCGTAACCCCCTCGGACATCAAGGATGCCCTCGACCGCGAGAATGTCGAGCTCCCCTCGGGCAGCATCGAGGGCAACACCACCGAACTGACCATCCGCACGCTGGGGCTGATGCACACCTCGCAGGAGTTCAACGACCTGGTGATCCGCGAGGACGGCGACCGCATCATCCGCCTGAGCGACGTCGGACGCGCCGAACTCGGCCCGCAGGATACGCGCAGCTACATGAAGATGAACGGCATCCCGATGGTGGGCGTGGTGGTCGTCCCGCAGCCGGGCGCCAACCACATCGAGATCGCCGACGCCGTCTACGAACGCATGGAGACGATGAAGAAGGATCTGCCCGACGACGTGGTCACCTCCTACGGTTTCGACAACACGCGCTTCATCCGCGCCTCGATCGACGAGGTGAAGCAGACCGTCTACGAGGCCTTCGTGCTGGTGATCATTATCATCTTCCTCTTCCTGCGGAACTGGCGCGTGACGCTCATCCCCTGCATCGTGATCCCCGTCTCGCTGATCGGTACGTTCTTCATCATGTACGTGGCCGGCTTCTCGATCAACGTCCTCTCGATGCTGGCCGTCGTGCTGTCGGTCGGTCTGGTCGTCGACGACGCCATCGTGATGACCGAAAACATCTACATCCGCATCGAACGCGGCATGTCGCCCCGCGACGCCGGCATCGAAGGGGCCAAGGAGATCTTCTTCGCCGTCCTCTCGACCTCCATCACGCTGATCGCCGTCTTCTTCCCGATCGTCTTCATGGAGGGGACCACCGGACGTCTGTTCCGCGAATTCAGTCTGGTGATCTCCGGCGCCGTCTTGATCTCGACCTTCGCGGCGCTGACCATCACCCCGATGCTGGCCACCAAGCTGTTGGTGCGCCAGGAGCGCAAGAACTGGTTCTACAACGCCACGGAGCCCTTCTTCGAGTGGTTAAACCGCTTCTACGCCTCGACTCTGGCCTCGCTGCTGCGACGCCGCTGGCTGGCGCTGCCCGTCGTCGCGCTGACACTCGGGCTGATCGGCTGGCTGTGGAGTGCCATCCCCGCCGAAATGGCCCCGCTGGAGGACCGTTCGCAGATCACGATCAACACGCGCGGCTCCGAAGGCGCCACCTACGAGTACCTGCGTGACTATACGGAGGAGATCAACCAGCTGGTCGATTCGCTGGTTCCGGAGGCCGCCTCGGTCATGGCCCGCGTCTCGAGCGGATCGGGCAACATCCGCGTCTCGCTCACCGATATCGCCGACCGCAAACGCTCGCAGATGGAGATTGCCGAGGAGCTCTCGGCCGCCGTGCGCTCGAAGACCAAGGCGCGTTCGTTCGTCCAGCAGCAGAGCACCTTCGGCGGACGCCGCAGCAACATGCCCGTGCAGTACGTGCTGCAGGCCACGAGCCTCGAACGCCTCGAGGAGGTGCTGCCCGAGTTCATGCGCCGGGTCTACGAGAGCCCCGTCTTCCAGATGGCCGACGTCGACCTGAAGTTCAGCAAACCCGAGGTGCGCATCGAGGTCAACCGCGACAAGGCCAACCTGCTGGGGGTCTCGACGCGCAACATCGCCCAGACGCTCCAGTACGGACTGAGCGGCCAGCGCCTCGGCTACTTCTACATGAACGGCAAGCAGTATGAGATTCTGGCCGAGATCAACCGCCAGCAGCGCAACAAACCCGCCGACCTGCGGTCGATCTACGTGCGCAGCGACAAGGGCGAGATGATCCAGATGGACAACCTCATCTCGCTGGTCGAGAACGTCGCCCCGCCGAAGCTCTACCACTACAACCGCTTCCTCTCGGCCACCGTCTCGGCCGGTCTGGCCAAGGGCCGCACCATCGGGCAGGGGCTCGACGAGATGGACCGCATCGCCGAAGAGACGCTCGGCGACGACTTCCGCACGGCGCTGGCCGGCGATTCGAAGGAGTTCCGCGAGAGTTCGTCGAGTCTGATGTTCGCCTTCATCCTGGCCATCGCGCTGATCTATCTGATTCTGGCGGCGCAGTTCGAGAGTTTCAAGGACCCGCTGGTCATCATGCTCACCGTGCCGCTGGCCATCGCCGGCGCGCTGGTCTTCATGTGGAGCACCGACCAGACGATGAACATCTTCAGCCAGATCGGCATCATCATGCTGATCGGTCTGGTGGCCAAGAACGGCATCCTGATCGTCGAGTTCGCCAACCAGAAGCAGGAGGCCGGCATCGACAAGCGGCACGCCATCGCCGAGGCGGCCCAGCAGCGTCTGCGCCCGATTCTGATGACCAGCGCCTCGACCGTGCTGGGCATGCTGCCGCTGGCCGTGGCTTCGGGCGAGGGTGCCGCCGGACGCGTGGCCATGGGTGTGGCCGTCGTGGGCGGCATGGTGGTCTCGACGCTGCTGACGCTCTACATCGTCCCGGCCATCTACAGCTACGTCTCGACCGACAGGTCCCGCAAATCGAAAAAACAACAAGCATGA